Proteins from one Astatotilapia calliptera chromosome 8, fAstCal1.2, whole genome shotgun sequence genomic window:
- the LOC113028522 gene encoding epidermal growth factor receptor kinase substrate 8-like protein 1 has translation MTNITRHIVTHLLTFSLQNGEVRNVEEAQNCLSSLAQNKKLWSQQMYLDVGAGGIYLRDVQSQDELESYAFRSIFRCEAVNTEKHFPSLLMLVCQGEDQKKPDIHFFNCETVKAEQICDEVTLAVSNSTASKRKLLPDDHRLSQSGGDMFDPYNIPSPPVLHAPNPPPVNPPPYPGPRANGGPDISFLRAEREVGILNHCFDEIEAFMGKLQQTAEAATVLNQRKKKKKKSKKQSAEDELLATKARPPPDGEFVDIFQKFKYCFSLLARLKSTITNPSSEDLIHHVFKPLDMMVKTTGGPAFGAAISSPALTSSAVSLLQDTLTEEERQLWTSLGPNWTHPRSQLRGPVAPYTPVFFDGWKPEALKPDGQVWEDPVESQHKLEALREKQEQQPPQPPNDDTNSLPPGPDRLYCCSYDFIARNSSELSVQQGETLEVIESSKRWWKCRNRFNQVGFVPFNILEPMAHIESPVHNNPPSVPAAPPLSKNVTLAPPTPPALPKTTPTHSPQRPRSLPSYNQHVQAVEDNDKVTLVNDELLQRLTNGKSNMNKPLVIPRSADTSLPLDYHSPPEEVAEWLRGKGFSKPTVSCLGVLTGAQLFSLNKEELKAVIPEEGARVYSQLAVQKSLLEDARRATELEAVMEKQKMKVDLKLESSTL, from the exons atgacaaacatcACTCGACATATCGTCACA CACCTTCTGACGTTCTCGCTGCAGAATGGGGAAGTGCGGAACGTTGAGGAAGCTCAGAACTGTCTTTCCTCCCTGGCTCAAAATAAAAAGCTATGGAGTCAACAGATGTACCTGGATGTGGGAGCAGGGGGCATTTATCTCAGAGACGTACAGAGTCAG GACGAGCTGGAGAGCTACGCCTTCAGATCCATCTTCCGCTGTGAAGCTgttaacacagaaaaacacttcCCATCCCTCCTTATGTTAGTCTGCCAAGGTGAAGATCAGAAGAAGCCAGACATTCACTTCTTTAACTGTGAAACGGTGAAG GCAGAGCAAATCTGCGACGAAGTCACGTTGGCAGTTTCGAATTCCACCGCCAGCAAGCGTAAGCTGCTCCCTGATGACCACAG GCTTTCTCAGAGTGGAGGAGATATGTTCGACCCCTATAACATACCAAGTCCTCCCGTGCTGCATGCTCCTAATCCCCCACCTGTCAACCCTCCACCTTACCCTGGACCCAGAG CAAATGGCGGACCTGATATCTCTTTCCTGCGAGCAGAGAGAGAAGTG GGGATCCTTAATCACTGTTTCGACGAAATCGAGGCCTTCATGGGCAAGCTGCAGCAGACTGCTGAAGCTGCGACGGTGCTGaaccaaagaaagaagaagaagaagaaaagtaaaaagcaaAGCGCTGAAG ACGAGCTACTCGCCACAAAGGCTCGCCCTCCACCAGATGGGGAATTCGTTGATATCTTCCAGAAATTCAAATATTGCTTCAGCCTCTTG GCTCGCCTGAAATCAACCATCACCAATCCTTCTTCAGAGGACCTCATTCACCATGTGTTCAAGCCTCTGGATATG ATGGTAAAAACAACAGGAGGACCAGCTTTTGGAGCCGCCATATCCAGTCCTGCCCTGACCAGCTCTGCTGTGTCCCTTCTACAAGATACCCTGACTGAGGAGGAGAGGCAGCTCTGGACGTCGCTGGGACCCAACTGGACACACCCTCG GTCTCAGCTGCGTGGGCCTGTAGCTCCATACACCCCAGTGTTCTTTGATGGCTGGAAGCCAGAAGCCTTGAAGCCTGATGGGCAGGTTTGGGAGGATCCGGTCGAGTCACAGCACAAACTCGAAGCCCTTCGAGAAAAACAAGAG CAACAACCACCTCAGCCACCAAACGATGACAC AAATTCACTCCCACCGGGGCCTGACAGACTCTACTGCTGCAGTTATGACTTCATTGCCAGGAACAGCAGTGAGCTTTCAGTGCAGCAGGGGGAGACACTGGAG GTGATCGAGTCATCCAAGCGCTGGTGGAAGTGTCGCAATCGGTTTAACCAGGTCGGCTTCGTCCCCTTCAACATCCTGGAGCCCATGGCTCACATAGAGAGCCCTGTCCACAACAACCCCCCCAGT GTTCCAGCTGCGCCTCCACTTTCCAAGAATGTCACTCTTGCCCCACCCACCCCCCCTGCTCTTCCCAAAACCACCCCCACCCACTCCCCACAGCGCCCACGCAGCTTACCATCATACAACCAGCATGTGCAAGCTGTTGAGGACAATGACAAAG TCACGCTGGTAAATGATGAGCTGCTCCAGAGACTGACGAATGGAAAGTCCAATATGAACAAACCCCTCGTCATCCCTCGCTCTGCTGACACCTCCCTCCCCCTTGACTACCACTCTCCTccagaggaggtggctgagtgGCTCAGAGGGAAGGGCTTCAGCAAACC GACAGTGTCATGTTTGGGTGTGCTGACAGGCGCCCAGCTGTTCTCTCTCAACAAAGAAGAGCTGAAAGCTGTGATTCCAGAGGAGGGTGCCAGAGTGTACAGTCAGCTCGCTGTGCAAAAATCACTGCTAGAG GATGCCAGAAGGGCCACAGAGCTGGAGGCAGTCATggagaaacagaaaatgaaggTTGATCTGAAGCTGGAGAGCAGTACATTGTGA
- the LOC113028523 gene encoding sodium-dependent neutral amino acid transporter B(0)AT2-like: protein MEKQPLPADDDRTEATEVDGLTGESSPQETSEPDARAGWNSKIEYFLAQVGFSVGLGNVWRFPYLCHQNGGGAFLLLYILLMLIVGIPLFFLELAAGQAIRQGSIGVWKYISPRLSGIGYSSCVVCFFVALYYNVILAWSLFYLGNSFQHPLPWEKCPEQGNVTVKECIKSSPTSYFWYRKALDITDSIDETGSFNTYIVCCLLAAWTIVCLGMFKGIKTSVKVMYFSSIFPYVVLFCFLIRGLLLDGAFEGIGFMFYPKLEIWADVQVWRQAATQVFFALGLGFGSIIAYSSYNPRNNNCHRDAFTVSFINFLTSVLATLVVFAVLGFRAKNKVMECVASNLNDLSKHFHDGLVPNNVMPPFNYSDPKSVALKDYSNWFEQYASMVPGNLTDCDLEKEMQKGVEGTGLAFIAFTEAMTLLPGSPFWSALFFLMLLNLGLSTMFGTMEGILAPLSERFKCLARNKTKLTIASCIIGFLLGLLFTQRCGNYFMMMFDDYSATLPLIIVVVFETFSVSWLYGADRFLNDIEGMLGWRPSVVYKYLWKYICLFAMLGLLGATTIRMFLSRPTYMSWNQEKASEEHLEYPDWALAVLALLIIFATLPVPVGFIHAFLQKRNTESRDAENGHYRMVNTEETAMTDLSALEHRNGDAAPVS from the exons ATGGAGAAGCAGCCCTTGCCAGCTGATGATGACAGGACAGAAGCCACAGAAGTTGACGGGCTCACTGGAGAGAGCAGCCCGCAGGAGACGTCTGAGCCAGACGCCCGAGCCGGATGGAACAGTAAAATAGAGTACTTTTTGGCTCAAGTGGGATTCAGCGTTGGACTCGGCAATGTCTGGAGGTTTCCGTATTTGTGTCACCAGAACGGAGGAG GAGCCTTTCTCCTGCTGTACATCCTGCTGATGCTGATTGTGGGCATCCCCTTGTTCTTCCTGGAGTTGGCAGCCGGTCAAGCCATCCGACAGGGCAGCATCGGAGTATGGAAATATATCTCACCCAGGCTCTCTGGCATTGGTTACTCCAGCTGTGTG gtttgtttctttgtggCTCTCTACTACAATGTGATCCTTGCATGGAGTCTTTTCTATCTCGGGAACTCATTCCAGCACCCATTACCTTGGGAGAAGTGCCCAGAACAGGGGAATGTAACAG TAAAGGAATGTATCAAGAGTTCTCCCACGTCGTATTTCTGGTACCGCAAAGCTCTGGATATCACAGATTCAATCGATGAGACGGGCTCTTTCAACACTTACATCGTCTGCTGTCTGCTGGCAGCCTGGACCATCGTGTGTCTGGGGATGTTCAAGGGTATCAAGACGTCTGTAAAG GTGATGTATTTCTCTTCCATCTTCCCATACGTGGTGCTGTTCTGCTTTCTCATCCGAGGGCTCCTGCTGGATGGAGCGTTTGAAGGAATCGGCTTCATGTTCTACCCCAAG TTGGAAATCTGGGCAGATGTGCAGGTGTGGCGGCAGGCAGCTACGCAGGTTTTCTTTGCGCTGGGCCTTGGCTTTGGGTCCATTATCGCCTACTCTTCCTACAACCCCAGGAACAACAACTGCCACCGTGATGCCTTCACCGTCTCCTTCATAAACTTCCTCACATCTGTGCTGGCTACTCTGGTGGTCTTTGCTGTCCTTGGTTTCCGAGCTAAAAACAAGGTCATGGAGTGTGTAGCCAG CAACTTGAATGACCTGTCAAAACACTTTCACGACGGTCTTGTGCCCAATAACGTGATGCCACCGTTTAACTACTCTGATCCCAAATCTGTGGCTCTGAAGGACTACAGTAACTGGTTTGAACAGTATGCATCTATGGTGCCTGGCAATTTAACAGACTGTGAcctggaaaaagaaatgcagaag GGTGTGGAGGGAACAGGTCTAGCTTTCATCGCCTTCACAGAGGCCATGACCCTCCTACCTGGCAGCCCTTTCTGGTCCGCCCTCTTCTTTCTCATGCTACTCAATCTTGGACTCAGCACTATGTTTGGCACTATGGAGGGCATCCTCGCCCCCCTGAGTGAACGCTTCAAATGTCTGGCGAGGAACAAAACCAAGCTTACAA TTGCCAGCTGCATCATTGGCTTTCTGCTTGGCCTGCTCTTCACTCAGCGCTGTGGGAACTACTTTATGATGATGTTCGATGATTACTCTGCGACGCTGCCACTCATCATCGTGGTGGTTTTTGAGACTTTCAGTGTGTCTTGGTTGTATGGAGCTGATAG ATTCCTTAATGACATTGAAGGAATGCTGGGCTGGCGTCCCAGTGTTGTTTACAAATACCTGTGGAAATACATTTGCCTGTTTGCTATGCTTGGGCTGCTCGGAGCCACCACTATCCGCATGTTCCTGTCTCGCCCCACGTATATGTCATGGAACCAGGAAAAG GCTTCTGAGGAGCATTTGGAATATCCTGACTGGGCTCTGGCTGTTTTGgctttattaataatatttgcCACACTGCCCGTGCCAGTGGGCTTCATCCACGCGTTTCTacagaagagaaacacagaaagtAGGGATGCAGAGAATGGTCACTACAGGATGGTTAACACTGAGGAAACTGCTATGACTGACCTTTCAGCACTGGAACATAGGAATGGGGACGCTGCTCCGGTTTCCTAA
- the luc7l gene encoding putative RNA-binding protein Luc7-like 1 isoform X2, producing the protein MDLGECTKIHDLALRADYEIASKERDLFFELDAVDHLESFIVDCDRRTELAKKRLAETQEEISAEVAAKAEKVHELNEEIGKLLAKAEQLGAEGNVDEAQKVLQEVEKVRTKKKDAEEEYRNSMPASSFQQQKLRVCEVCSAYLGLHDNDRRLADHFGGKLHLGFIQIREKLDQLKKTVVEKQEKRNQERLKRREEREKEERMRRRTRSRSREHRRSRSRDRRRRRSRSSSRDRRRSRSRSRERRRRHRSRSRSRSRGHRHSHEQSSRHKSSRDRERSSRDRDRSSRDRSRERDRRDGMNGRSDSRRADDRDVGDL; encoded by the exons ATGGACCTGGGGGAGTGCACTAAGATCCATGACCTGGCACTTCGGGCTGATTATGAAATTGCCTCCAAGGAGAGAGATCTTTTCTTTGAGCTTGAT GCAGTGGATCACCTAGAGTCTTTTATTGTGGACTGTGATCGGAGGACAGAACTGGCCAAGAAGCGCCTGGCTGAGACCCAAGAAGAGATCAGTGCAGAGGTGGCAGCAAAG GCAGAGAAGGTGCATGAGCTAAATGAGGAAATAGGAAAGCTCCTGGCCAAGGCTGAACAGCTCGGAGCTGAGGGCAATGTGGATGAGGCTCAGAAAGTCCTGCAAGAGGTGGAGAAGGTCCGCACGAAGAAGAAGGATGCAGAG GAAGAATACAGAAACTCCATGCCAGCCTCAAGCTTTCAGCAGCAGAAGCTTCGGGTGTGTGAGGTGTGCTCTGCTTACCTTGGTCTCCATGACAACGACCGTCGTTTGGCTGACCATTTTGGCGGGAAGCTTCACCTCGGCTTCATTCAGATCAGAGAAAAACTGGACCAGCTAAAG aaAACTGTGGTCGAGAAGCAAGAGAAGAGGAATCAGGAGCGCTTAAAGAGACGAGAAGAAAGGGAGAAGGAGgaaaggatgaggaggag GACAAGATCAaggagcagagagcacagaAG GTCCCGTTCTCGTGACCGCAGAAGGAGACGCTCACGCTCTTCGTCACGAGACAGGCGCCGTTCCCGCTCACGCtccagggagaggaggagacggCATCGCAGCCGATCCCGCTCACGCAGCCGAGGACACCGTCACAGCCACGAGCAGAGCTCCagacacaa GTCGTCCAGAGATCGAGAGCGCTCGTCCAGGGACCGTGACCGCTCATCCAGAGACCGGTCACGGGAGCGAGACAGAAGGGATGGTATGAACGGCAGGTCGGACTCGCGCAGGGCAGACGACAGAGACGTGGGGGACCTCTGA
- the luc7l gene encoding putative RNA-binding protein Luc7-like 1 isoform X1, with product MSAQAQMRALLDQLMGTARDGDETRQRVKFTDERVCKSHLLNCCPHDILSGTRMDLGECTKIHDLALRADYEIASKERDLFFELDAVDHLESFIVDCDRRTELAKKRLAETQEEISAEVAAKAEKVHELNEEIGKLLAKAEQLGAEGNVDEAQKVLQEVEKVRTKKKDAEEEYRNSMPASSFQQQKLRVCEVCSAYLGLHDNDRRLADHFGGKLHLGFIQIREKLDQLKKTVVEKQEKRNQERLKRREEREKEERMRRRTRSRSREHRRSRSRDRRRRRSRSSSRDRRRSRSRSRERRRRHRSRSRSRSRGHRHSHEQSSRHKSSRDRERSSRDRDRSSRDRSRERDRRDGMNGRSDSRRADDRDVGDL from the exons ATGTCTGCCCAAGCTCAAATGAGAGCTTTGCTCGACCAGCTGATGGGAACAGCGAGGGACG GGGATGAGACGCGGCAGAGGGTCAAGTTCACTGACGAACGAGTCTGCAAAAGTCACCTTCTCAACTGCTGCCCACATGACATCCTCTCTGGAACT CGCATGGACCTGGGGGAGTGCACTAAGATCCATGACCTGGCACTTCGGGCTGATTATGAAATTGCCTCCAAGGAGAGAGATCTTTTCTTTGAGCTTGAT GCAGTGGATCACCTAGAGTCTTTTATTGTGGACTGTGATCGGAGGACAGAACTGGCCAAGAAGCGCCTGGCTGAGACCCAAGAAGAGATCAGTGCAGAGGTGGCAGCAAAG GCAGAGAAGGTGCATGAGCTAAATGAGGAAATAGGAAAGCTCCTGGCCAAGGCTGAACAGCTCGGAGCTGAGGGCAATGTGGATGAGGCTCAGAAAGTCCTGCAAGAGGTGGAGAAGGTCCGCACGAAGAAGAAGGATGCAGAG GAAGAATACAGAAACTCCATGCCAGCCTCAAGCTTTCAGCAGCAGAAGCTTCGGGTGTGTGAGGTGTGCTCTGCTTACCTTGGTCTCCATGACAACGACCGTCGTTTGGCTGACCATTTTGGCGGGAAGCTTCACCTCGGCTTCATTCAGATCAGAGAAAAACTGGACCAGCTAAAG aaAACTGTGGTCGAGAAGCAAGAGAAGAGGAATCAGGAGCGCTTAAAGAGACGAGAAGAAAGGGAGAAGGAGgaaaggatgaggaggag GACAAGATCAaggagcagagagcacagaAG GTCCCGTTCTCGTGACCGCAGAAGGAGACGCTCACGCTCTTCGTCACGAGACAGGCGCCGTTCCCGCTCACGCtccagggagaggaggagacggCATCGCAGCCGATCCCGCTCACGCAGCCGAGGACACCGTCACAGCCACGAGCAGAGCTCCagacacaa GTCGTCCAGAGATCGAGAGCGCTCGTCCAGGGACCGTGACCGCTCATCCAGAGACCGGTCACGGGAGCGAGACAGAAGGGATGGTATGAACGGCAGGTCGGACTCGCGCAGGGCAGACGACAGAGACGTGGGGGACCTCTGA